From the Leptospira sp. WS60.C2 genome, one window contains:
- a CDS encoding tetratricopeptide repeat protein, with the protein MLYRITPLFLLILSFLLVVNCGRKERTLFEEGKKWEMVGEKTKALYYYELSLRENPEYDPVLKRMGLLLADSVESIATAIFYLEKYHKQKKDDTEVQRELFRLYLTTGYEKEALEILEEIRFQGKKETLEFFEATYLCLTRGVRQKDYLQTLEKSPLSSDPYYAPWVRACETK; encoded by the coding sequence GTGCTTTATCGAATCACTCCTCTTTTTTTACTCATCCTTTCTTTCCTGTTAGTCGTTAATTGCGGCCGAAAAGAACGTACTCTTTTTGAAGAAGGGAAAAAATGGGAAATGGTCGGAGAAAAAACAAAAGCCCTCTACTATTACGAACTTTCGCTCCGGGAAAATCCTGAATACGATCCCGTCCTCAAACGTATGGGACTTCTCCTTGCCGACAGCGTGGAATCCATTGCCACTGCCATCTTTTACTTGGAAAAATACCACAAACAAAAAAAAGACGACACGGAAGTACAAAGAGAACTCTTCCGCCTTTATCTTACCACAGGGTATGAAAAAGAAGCATTGGAAATTTTAGAGGAAATTCGGTTCCAAGGAAAAAAAGAAACCTTGGAATTTTTTGAAGCCACCTATCTCTGTCTTACAAGAGGAGTGAGGCAAAAAGACTACCTCCAAACCTTGGAAAAAAGCCCACTCTCCTCGGACCCGTATTATGCCCCATGGGTGCGGGCCTGTGAAACAAAATAA
- the hslV gene encoding ATP-dependent protease subunit HslV, which produces METIHATTILSVRKNGKIAVGGDGQVSMGNTVMKHTAKKVRRLYNGKVIAGFAGSAADAFTLFELFEKKLIEHGGSVSRAAVELAREWRMDRMLRRLEALLIVCDANESFLISGTGDVISPDDGVLAIGSGGNFALSAARALVENTDLDPKEIITKAMKITADICIYTNHNLVIEEL; this is translated from the coding sequence ATGGAAACAATTCACGCAACCACCATCCTCTCTGTTCGTAAAAACGGAAAAATTGCAGTGGGAGGAGATGGCCAAGTTTCGATGGGAAATACCGTCATGAAACATACGGCCAAAAAAGTTCGTCGCCTTTACAATGGTAAGGTGATCGCAGGATTTGCTGGAAGTGCTGCGGATGCTTTCACTCTCTTTGAACTCTTTGAAAAAAAATTAATCGAACATGGTGGATCTGTATCACGTGCGGCAGTTGAACTTGCTCGTGAATGGCGGATGGACCGGATGTTACGTAGACTTGAGGCACTTCTCATTGTCTGTGATGCCAATGAATCCTTTCTCATTTCGGGAACAGGGGATGTGATCTCTCCCGATGATGGTGTTCTTGCGATCGGTTCTGGAGGCAATTTTGCACTCAGTGCCGCAAGAGCTCTTGTGGAAAATACAGACTTAGATCCAAAAGAAATCATTACAAAGGCGATGAAGATCACCGCAGACATTTGCATTTACACAAACCACAATTTAGTGATCGAGGAATTATAA
- the ilvN gene encoding acetolactate synthase small subunit has protein sequence MKHTLSILVNNHPGVMSHVSGLFTRRGYNIDSIAVGVTDNPEISSMTIVLNGDDFVVGQVKNQLLKLPDVLRVQDMAYASSVQRELVLVSFSINEKNRSEALTICNGFDVKILEMTEDSLLIEFSGNSRQVTNIITVLKPFGIREISRTGQIAIAYRNQNAT, from the coding sequence ATGAAACATACATTAAGTATTTTAGTCAATAACCATCCAGGTGTGATGAGTCATGTCTCTGGTTTGTTTACGAGACGTGGGTATAACATTGACTCCATTGCTGTCGGCGTGACTGACAATCCAGAAATTTCTTCTATGACAATTGTTCTCAATGGGGATGATTTTGTCGTCGGTCAGGTAAAAAACCAATTATTAAAACTACCAGATGTGTTGAGAGTGCAGGATATGGCATACGCAAGTTCTGTTCAAAGGGAACTTGTCCTTGTATCATTTTCGATTAATGAAAAAAATCGGAGTGAAGCACTCACCATTTGTAATGGTTTTGATGTGAAAATATTAGAAATGACAGAAGATTCGCTTCTGATCGAGTTTTCTGGTAACTCTCGTCAGGTGACAAATATCATTACGGTATTAAAACCATTTGGGATTCGAGAAATTTCTAGAACAGGTCAAATTGCCATCGCGTATCGCAACCAAAACGCAACCTAA
- a CDS encoding chorismate-binding protein, with the protein MNFIESISYASFEENYRKIGGLLFEDSVSKPGYTVCDHYYDPKEEIQISFSKHKNTSAEIQTTLDRLDDERKKGLFPCGILYYELGYHFIEGLSLVHSSLEEGTPLLHVTVYRKKNTCTYQNPIPDQLSFHRISNLKLGWDETTYQSKWNQTKEFLTLGESYELNLCFPVHLSLEGDLFSTYQSLKTKQKTKYSVYYSTLNHSKTIVSVSPELFFEVNGDRIMTEPMKGTIPRGNTNEKDRNNYSYLQTSEKERAENVMITDLYRNDLGRIAKQDTVAVNELFMIRGLQTVWQMVSRVSAELKEPFRWNNVLSALFPSGSVIGAPKRRSFELLSSLEETNRGVYTGAFFTSEDKNGSPKIRSSVTIRTLTIQSKEQKLEGIYGIGSGVTVLSDPHEEYKECLSKLKVLTNPIPPSFAILETLLVRNASVFLEALHKKRMETTANRFGYSFTSATWDHTMKEIQNKVKGKTRVRLLLNEEGELHWEGTPLPNRTKRPMIRLGFAKESIDSGNVFLYHKTTNRRVYNHLTETCKELGMDDCILFDASDRVLETTIRNLFFKQKGNWYTPNLETGGLPGVFREWLLRKGWVKEKITTKDDLLTAEAILVGNSVRGFERVTLVTK; encoded by the coding sequence TTGAATTTTATCGAATCCATATCCTATGCATCCTTTGAAGAGAACTATCGCAAGATAGGTGGTCTTCTCTTCGAGGATTCTGTTTCCAAACCAGGATATACTGTTTGTGATCATTATTACGATCCAAAAGAAGAAATCCAAATCTCGTTTTCAAAACACAAAAACACAAGTGCAGAAATCCAAACCACTTTGGATAGGCTCGATGACGAAAGAAAAAAAGGTCTTTTTCCTTGTGGGATCCTTTACTACGAGTTAGGTTATCATTTCATTGAAGGACTTTCTTTAGTCCATTCATCTTTGGAAGAAGGAACTCCCCTTCTCCATGTCACAGTTTATCGAAAAAAAAATACTTGTACCTACCAAAATCCAATTCCAGACCAACTTTCCTTCCATCGCATCTCGAATCTGAAACTGGGTTGGGATGAAACAACCTACCAATCCAAATGGAACCAAACAAAAGAATTCTTAACCCTCGGGGAAAGTTATGAATTGAATTTGTGTTTTCCAGTCCATCTCAGTTTAGAAGGAGATCTCTTTTCGACTTACCAATCTCTCAAAACCAAACAAAAAACAAAGTATTCTGTTTATTACTCAACACTCAATCATTCGAAGACCATTGTATCCGTTTCTCCCGAACTCTTTTTTGAAGTGAATGGAGATAGAATCATGACAGAACCCATGAAAGGCACTATCCCCAGGGGAAACACAAACGAGAAAGATCGAAACAACTATTCCTATTTACAAACTTCCGAAAAAGAACGAGCAGAAAATGTGATGATTACCGATCTATATCGGAATGATTTGGGTCGAATCGCCAAACAAGATACAGTTGCCGTGAACGAACTTTTTATGATCCGAGGTTTGCAAACGGTTTGGCAAATGGTGTCTCGAGTGAGTGCCGAATTAAAAGAACCGTTTCGATGGAATAATGTTCTTTCTGCCCTATTTCCTTCCGGTTCTGTCATCGGTGCCCCGAAACGTCGCTCCTTTGAACTTTTGTCTTCTTTGGAAGAAACAAATCGAGGGGTGTATACAGGTGCTTTTTTTACGTCTGAAGACAAAAATGGCTCTCCCAAGATTCGATCGAGTGTAACCATCAGGACTCTCACAATCCAATCCAAGGAACAGAAACTGGAAGGCATTTACGGAATTGGAAGTGGTGTTACAGTATTGTCTGATCCACATGAAGAATACAAAGAATGTCTTTCTAAATTAAAAGTCTTAACCAATCCTATTCCTCCTTCCTTTGCCATTTTAGAAACCCTTCTTGTGAGAAACGCATCCGTATTTTTGGAAGCACTCCACAAAAAAAGGATGGAAACCACAGCCAATCGATTTGGCTATTCCTTTACTTCGGCAACTTGGGATCACACAATGAAAGAGATTCAAAACAAAGTGAAAGGCAAAACAAGAGTGCGCCTCTTACTTAACGAAGAAGGAGAACTCCATTGGGAAGGCACTCCTCTTCCAAACCGTACAAAACGACCCATGATTCGTTTGGGTTTTGCAAAAGAATCCATTGATTCGGGCAATGTTTTTTTATACCACAAAACAACAAACAGAAGAGTTTATAACCACCTAACAGAAACATGCAAAGAATTAGGAATGGATGATTGCATTCTCTTTGATGCCAGTGATCGAGTCTTGGAAACCACTATCCGCAATCTCTTTTTCAAACAAAAGGGAAATTGGTATACACCAAACCTAGAAACGGGAGGTCTTCCTGGGGTCTTTCGAGAGTGGCTTTTAAGAAAAGGTTGGGTAAAAGAAAAAATCACAACGAAGGATGACTTGCTAACAGCAGAGGCCATCCTTGTCGGAAATTCCGTTCGAGGATTCGAGCGGGTAACACTAGTTACAAAATAA
- the xerD gene encoding site-specific tyrosine recombinase XerD, producing the protein MGSKLPVSQNQLLQTFQEYLSVEKGLSDNSIYSYGYDLNKFAIFLEKEHINFLEVKANDIMRFLEEERERKISAKTLAREVVAIRQFYKYLRDEKRLDSNPTEKIETPEVARTIPDYLTQAEIEELFKNIKEDNLYELRDKCIFELLYSSGLRISEACNLKMSDIDMENMTITVEGKGGRQRLVPFGEKSLEILKRYLTESRTEILKKRTCDFVFVSKKGSYINRKSVWRLLNHYIKRTKIKKKVTPHTLRHSFATHLLENHADLKSVQELLGHIDISTTQIYTHMANKTLKEVHKKFHPRG; encoded by the coding sequence ATGGGTTCCAAATTGCCAGTGTCTCAAAATCAGCTTTTACAAACATTCCAAGAGTACCTTTCCGTAGAAAAGGGACTGAGCGATAATTCGATTTATTCCTACGGATACGATCTCAACAAGTTCGCCATCTTTTTGGAAAAAGAACATATTAACTTTTTAGAAGTAAAAGCTAATGACATCATGCGTTTTCTTGAAGAAGAAAGAGAACGTAAAATTTCAGCAAAAACTCTCGCACGAGAAGTTGTGGCAATTCGTCAGTTTTACAAATACTTACGAGATGAAAAACGACTCGATTCCAACCCAACGGAAAAAATTGAAACTCCTGAAGTAGCAAGAACCATACCTGATTACCTCACACAAGCGGAAATCGAGGAGCTCTTTAAGAACATCAAAGAAGACAATTTGTATGAACTCCGTGACAAATGTATCTTTGAATTACTTTACTCTTCTGGTCTTCGCATTTCAGAAGCTTGTAACTTAAAAATGTCTGATATCGATATGGAAAATATGACGATCACTGTGGAAGGAAAAGGGGGAAGACAACGCCTTGTTCCATTCGGTGAAAAATCTTTGGAAATTCTAAAACGTTACCTTACGGAAAGCCGAACGGAAATCCTCAAAAAAAGAACCTGTGACTTTGTATTTGTTTCCAAAAAAGGATCGTATATCAATCGTAAGTCGGTTTGGAGACTTCTCAACCACTACATCAAACGAACTAAAATTAAGAAAAAAGTCACTCCGCACACTCTGCGCCACTCGTTTGCCACTCATCTTTTGGAAAACCACGCAGACCTCAAGTCCGTGCAAGAGTTACTTGGTCATATTGATATCTCTACCACACAGATATACACACATATGGCAAATAAAACTCTAAAGGAAGTTCATAAGAAATTCCATCCACGAGGATAA
- the hslU gene encoding ATP-dependent protease ATPase subunit HslU codes for MTLKTILAEVANDGDKLAELTPRQIVERLDEHIIGQTKAKRAVAVALRNRSRRRKLDESLREEIYPKNIIMIGPTGVGKTEIARRLSKLCGAPFLKVEATKYTEVGYVGRDVESMVRDLAMGALNLVKAEFREQVKDKAAEKAEEIILDAILPPIFHKKESELNPEEKERQQSYKESREKFREKLKKGILNEQEIEIDIPKQTPQTGMPMLQVFGAGNMEEMDNQIQNLLGDLMPKKSGKRKVKVSDAQKILLEAEAEKLIDSDKIQTEAVRRVEEMGIIFLDEIDKIAGREGRQGADVSREGVQRDLLPIVEGSTVNTKLGPIKTDHILFIAAGAFHMTKPSDLIPELQGRFPIRVELETLTEGDFIKILTTPKSSLTKQYEALLATEGVKLEYTEDGIAEIAKLAFQMNEKNENIGARRLNTIMEKLLEDTSFEAPDLPEDKKHVVINETYVSSKLKGIIEDKDLSRFIL; via the coding sequence ATGACACTCAAAACCATTTTAGCAGAAGTGGCAAACGATGGCGACAAGTTGGCGGAGCTCACACCGCGCCAAATTGTAGAACGTTTGGATGAACACATCATCGGACAAACAAAAGCAAAACGAGCAGTCGCAGTAGCCCTTCGCAATCGTTCCAGAAGACGGAAACTCGATGAATCCCTACGGGAAGAAATTTATCCTAAAAACATTATCATGATTGGGCCAACAGGTGTTGGAAAAACAGAAATCGCACGTCGTTTGTCCAAGTTATGTGGCGCTCCTTTTCTAAAAGTGGAAGCCACGAAATATACGGAAGTTGGATATGTTGGTCGGGATGTGGAATCCATGGTGCGCGATTTGGCGATGGGTGCTTTAAACCTTGTGAAAGCGGAATTTCGCGAACAAGTGAAAGACAAAGCCGCAGAAAAAGCAGAAGAGATCATTTTGGACGCGATCCTTCCTCCCATCTTTCATAAAAAAGAATCCGAATTAAACCCAGAAGAAAAGGAACGTCAACAAAGTTACAAAGAATCCAGAGAAAAGTTTCGTGAGAAACTAAAAAAGGGAATTCTGAACGAACAAGAAATTGAAATCGACATTCCCAAACAAACTCCGCAAACAGGTATGCCCATGTTGCAGGTGTTTGGTGCTGGAAATATGGAAGAGATGGACAATCAAATCCAAAACCTTCTTGGGGATTTGATGCCTAAAAAATCGGGCAAACGAAAAGTCAAAGTGTCCGACGCACAAAAGATCTTACTCGAAGCAGAGGCGGAAAAACTCATCGACTCAGACAAAATCCAAACAGAGGCTGTGCGTCGTGTGGAAGAGATGGGAATCATCTTTTTAGATGAAATTGATAAAATTGCAGGGAGAGAAGGTCGCCAAGGTGCGGACGTTTCGAGAGAAGGGGTTCAGCGCGATCTATTACCGATTGTGGAAGGATCTACCGTGAATACAAAACTTGGTCCAATCAAAACGGATCATATTTTGTTTATCGCTGCTGGTGCGTTTCATATGACAAAACCTTCGGACTTAATTCCTGAACTACAAGGTCGTTTCCCCATTCGTGTGGAATTAGAAACCTTGACGGAAGGTGATTTTATTAAAATTTTAACCACTCCCAAATCATCCCTCACCAAACAATACGAAGCCCTTCTCGCCACAGAAGGTGTGAAGTTGGAATACACAGAAGATGGAATTGCTGAGATTGCTAAACTTGCCTTCCAAATGAACGAAAAAAACGAAAACATTGGAGCAAGAAGGCTAAATACCATCATGGAAAAATTATTGGAAGACACAAGTTTCGAAGCACCAGACTTACCTGAGGATAAAAAACATGTGGTGATCAATGAAACGTATGTTTCTAGTAAACTCAAAGGGATTATAGAGGACAAAGACCTCAGTCGATTTATTTTGTAA
- a CDS encoding Mrp/NBP35 family ATP-binding protein, which translates to MANDKIDLTTIQRQLMQVKHPELKKDIVSLGMVAKVTPTDEGIEILIKTPNADRRLQIGLEAQTRQLISKIEGAGKVKIKFEVDQNLKMEDGNRIFGVKKVIAVGSGKGGVGKSTVTANLASTLARNGKKVGIMDADIYGPSLGKMFGINGRVALKSEEDKIYPIEKHGIKLISFSFLVTEDQPVVWRGPMLGKAIEQFLYDVVWGELDYLFIDLPPGTGDVQLSLAQLIDLDGAVIVTTPQEVAVLDAGRAAAMFKQVKVPILGIVENMSGFACPKCGHVTDVFSKGGGEKLSKQVGVPELGAVPLTLDVMSSGESGKPALLDAKDSPLKEAYFKIANNLEEQIANWED; encoded by the coding sequence ATGGCAAATGATAAAATTGATTTAACAACGATCCAACGGCAACTCATGCAAGTGAAACACCCGGAACTCAAAAAAGACATTGTGAGTCTTGGAATGGTCGCAAAAGTCACTCCTACGGATGAGGGCATTGAAATCCTCATCAAAACTCCAAATGCAGACCGCCGTTTGCAAATCGGTCTTGAGGCACAAACAAGACAGTTGATCTCCAAGATTGAAGGTGCGGGCAAAGTTAAGATCAAGTTTGAAGTCGACCAAAACTTAAAAATGGAAGATGGAAACAGAATCTTCGGTGTGAAGAAAGTCATCGCTGTCGGTTCTGGAAAAGGGGGAGTTGGAAAATCCACTGTCACTGCCAACCTAGCAAGCACCTTGGCACGTAACGGCAAAAAGGTGGGAATTATGGATGCCGACATCTATGGTCCTTCTCTTGGAAAGATGTTTGGCATCAACGGCCGAGTGGCATTAAAATCGGAAGAAGATAAAATTTATCCCATTGAAAAACATGGAATCAAACTGATTTCCTTTTCCTTCCTCGTCACTGAAGACCAACCGGTGGTTTGGCGTGGACCTATGCTTGGAAAGGCCATTGAACAGTTCTTATACGATGTGGTTTGGGGAGAATTGGATTATCTCTTCATTGATTTACCTCCAGGCACAGGAGATGTGCAATTATCCCTTGCTCAACTCATCGACCTAGATGGAGCAGTGATTGTCACCACTCCGCAAGAAGTGGCAGTGCTTGATGCGGGACGTGCCGCCGCTATGTTCAAACAAGTCAAAGTTCCGATTCTTGGAATTGTGGAAAACATGTCGGGCTTTGCTTGTCCAAAATGTGGGCACGTAACCGATGTTTTTTCCAAAGGGGGAGGAGAAAAACTCTCCAAACAAGTAGGGGTTCCTGAACTCGGTGCGGTTCCTCTCACTTTGGATGTGATGAGTTCTGGTGAATCAGGGAAACCTGCCTTACTTGACGCAAAAGACTCTCCTTTGAAAGAGGCTTATTTTAAGATCGCAAATAATTTAGAAGAACAAATTGCGAATTGGGAAGATTAA
- a CDS encoding biotin/lipoyl-containing protein, with product MKEFLLKTPDLGDTEKIELVRWLCKEGQHVKEGDEVIELVTDKAAFPVESPYSGILKKILMDVGSVVKKGDILGIMDINE from the coding sequence ATGAAAGAATTCCTTCTCAAAACTCCTGATTTGGGTGATACTGAAAAAATCGAACTCGTTCGTTGGCTTTGTAAAGAAGGGCAACATGTAAAAGAAGGGGACGAAGTGATCGAACTTGTCACCGATAAAGCAGCATTTCCAGTGGAATCCCCCTATTCTGGAATCTTAAAAAAAATCCTCATGGATGTTGGATCGGTAGTGAAAAAAGGAGATATCCTCGGAATCATGGATATTAACGAATGA
- a CDS encoding metallophosphoesterase, producing the protein MKILHISDLHFPKKISLFSLRGKAIVGYLNYRLRRKSKHPLVLVAAMVDAIQNLDYDALIISGDLTNVSHPSEFQNAKDILKPILTDKTFLIPGNHDRYQKRAMGPNPLFEASFAEWIGESVHPHFYLRTKRIAGKLFVGWDSNLAIPRITANGYVPKEVVETTTKLMKEPYVLVGHHPLWNPNTEVESSTHRLSNRKEVVEGLQRNPPDVYLHGHTHTNWVKLPGKETPFTIVNSASSTRLSDRKHECGFHLIEMGKTTHYRRFIYSENKFTETNPILYEETEGIV; encoded by the coding sequence ATGAAAATCCTTCATATCTCCGACTTACATTTCCCGAAAAAAATCTCTCTGTTTTCTCTTCGTGGAAAAGCCATTGTCGGTTACCTCAATTATCGTTTGAGGAGAAAATCAAAACACCCACTTGTGCTCGTTGCCGCTATGGTGGATGCCATCCAGAATTTGGACTATGATGCGCTTATCATCTCGGGTGACCTAACGAATGTTTCGCATCCTAGTGAATTTCAAAATGCAAAAGACATTCTAAAACCAATCCTTACGGACAAAACGTTCTTAATTCCAGGAAACCATGATCGGTATCAAAAACGAGCGATGGGCCCGAATCCACTGTTTGAAGCATCGTTTGCAGAATGGATTGGAGAATCCGTTCATCCTCATTTTTATCTAAGGACCAAACGCATTGCGGGAAAACTCTTTGTGGGCTGGGATTCCAATTTAGCGATCCCGAGGATTACCGCCAACGGTTATGTGCCAAAGGAAGTGGTTGAAACAACAACGAAGCTCATGAAAGAACCGTATGTCCTTGTTGGCCATCATCCTCTCTGGAATCCAAATACCGAAGTGGAATCCTCTACCCATCGTTTGTCCAATCGCAAAGAGGTTGTCGAAGGTTTACAACGAAACCCTCCAGACGTATACCTTCATGGGCACACACATACCAATTGGGTCAAACTTCCTGGAAAAGAAACTCCCTTCACTATCGTCAATTCTGCTTCCAGTACACGCCTCTCTGATAGAAAGCATGAATGTGGTTTCCATTTGATCGAAATGGGAAAAACAACTCACTACCGTCGTTTCATTTATTCTGAAAACAAATTTACAGAGACAAATCCAATTCTCTACGAAGAGACAGAAGGAATCGTCTAA
- a CDS encoding ATP-binding protein: MSNPTKHADYGKVVRIQIPSNPRFVSHTRNYFFNLCLEHGFSLFDSMDLKLVIGEAITNIIRHAYSAQTDKPIFIEIQFDKDRVEIKLRDYGKKVEPKDLRSFDVSDYREHGIGLFMIRELTDYYFLDQSFEIGNQMVLIKRK; the protein is encoded by the coding sequence ATGTCGAACCCCACGAAACATGCGGACTATGGAAAAGTAGTCCGTATCCAAATTCCTTCCAATCCTCGTTTTGTTTCCCACACTCGAAATTATTTTTTTAATTTATGCTTAGAACATGGATTCTCACTGTTCGATTCCATGGATTTAAAATTGGTGATTGGAGAAGCGATTACCAATATCATTCGACATGCCTATTCGGCTCAAACAGACAAACCCATTTTTATCGAAATTCAATTTGATAAAGACCGAGTGGAAATCAAACTCCGCGACTATGGAAAAAAAGTAGAACCAAAAGACTTACGAAGTTTTGATGTGAGCGATTATAGAGAACATGGCATTGGACTTTTTATGATCCGCGAGCTCACCGATTATTATTTTTTAGACCAATCTTTTGAGATTGGAAACCAGATGGTCCTCATCAAACGAAAGTAA
- the trxB gene encoding thioredoxin-disulfide reductase: MNHKVVIIGSGPAGHTAAIYAARANLNPVMYEGFMAGGVAAGGQLTTTTEVENFPGFPEGIDGTKLTQLFREQSAKYGTTIHTQTITKVDFSKRPFTLWSDDEEIKAESVIIATGATAKRMHVKGEDVFWQRGISACAVCDGALPIFRNKALAVVGGGDSAVEEANHLTKFASKVYLVVRRDQLRASQIMQKRAMEHPKIEILWSQTVVEAKGGAGGLTSIVLESTKDKSQKELEVGGLFYAIGHVPNTEVFKGQLNLDETGYIITKPGTTQTNVEGVFAAGDVQDKVYRQAITAAGSGCMAALEAERWLEGH; the protein is encoded by the coding sequence ATGAACCACAAAGTTGTCATCATTGGATCGGGACCTGCAGGTCACACGGCTGCCATTTATGCAGCAAGAGCCAATTTAAACCCAGTGATGTATGAAGGATTTATGGCGGGCGGCGTTGCTGCTGGCGGACAACTCACAACCACAACTGAAGTGGAAAATTTTCCAGGATTTCCAGAAGGAATCGATGGAACAAAGCTCACTCAACTCTTCCGGGAACAATCGGCAAAATACGGAACCACGATCCACACACAAACCATCACCAAAGTGGATTTTTCAAAACGTCCTTTTACTTTGTGGTCTGACGATGAGGAAATCAAAGCAGAATCCGTTATCATCGCAACAGGTGCCACAGCCAAACGAATGCATGTGAAAGGGGAAGATGTATTCTGGCAACGTGGAATTTCCGCTTGTGCCGTTTGTGACGGAGCACTCCCGATTTTCCGAAACAAAGCCCTTGCAGTCGTAGGTGGAGGTGACTCCGCTGTGGAAGAAGCAAACCATTTAACCAAATTTGCCTCCAAAGTGTATTTGGTGGTCAGACGTGACCAACTCCGTGCGTCCCAGATCATGCAAAAACGTGCCATGGAACATCCTAAAATCGAAATCCTCTGGAGCCAAACCGTTGTGGAAGCAAAAGGTGGAGCTGGTGGTCTCACTTCCATTGTTCTTGAAAGTACAAAAGACAAATCCCAGAAAGAATTAGAAGTGGGTGGACTCTTTTATGCGATTGGCCACGTTCCCAATACAGAAGTCTTCAAAGGTCAATTGAATTTGGATGAAACTGGCTATATCATTACAAAACCTGGAACTACACAAACGAATGTAGAGGGTGTATTTGCGGCAGGTGATGTTCAGGACAAAGTGTACAGACAAGCGATCACTGCTGCAGGCAGTGGATGTATGGCTGCTCTCGAAGCAGAACGTTGGTTAGAAGGTCATTAA